The following coding sequences are from one Comamonas koreensis window:
- a CDS encoding putative quinol monooxygenase gives MLLIIGTVRLPAANLERALPAMRTMVEASRAEPGCLEYGYAQDVLVPGLIHVKELWSGQAALDAHFASSHIQAWRAAWPALEIGDRDLRVYEVGAPRST, from the coding sequence ATGCTGTTGATCATTGGTACCGTGCGCCTGCCCGCCGCGAACCTGGAACGCGCCCTGCCCGCCATGCGAACGATGGTGGAAGCCTCACGCGCCGAGCCTGGCTGCCTGGAATACGGCTACGCCCAGGATGTGCTGGTGCCCGGGCTGATCCACGTCAAGGAGCTCTGGAGCGGCCAGGCCGCGCTTGATGCGCATTTTGCCTCCAGCCATATCCAGGCCTGGCGCGCTGCCTGGCCAGCGCTGGAGATTGGCGACCGCGATTTGCGCGTCTATGAGGTGGGCGCGCCGCGCAGCACCTGA
- a CDS encoding amino acid ABC transporter permease has protein sequence MDYVISMLGPLSNGALVTLKLFFITLALSVPLGLALALARISRFKALARFVEAYIWLMRGTPLMLQLLFIYFALPFVPVIGVRLPDFPSAVVAFALNYAAYFAEIFRAGIQSVDRGQYEGAKVLGLSYSQTMRRIVLPQMVRTILPPVSNETITLVKDTSLIYVLALNDLLRAARGIVQRDFTTTPFVVAAAFYLLMTLVLTWGFNRLEKRYAKYDA, from the coding sequence ATGGATTATGTAATTTCAATGCTGGGGCCGCTGTCCAACGGCGCCCTGGTGACTCTCAAGCTGTTTTTCATCACTCTGGCGCTGTCGGTGCCACTGGGTCTGGCGCTGGCCTTGGCGCGCATCTCGCGCTTCAAGGCGCTGGCGCGCTTTGTCGAGGCCTATATCTGGCTGATGCGCGGCACGCCGCTGATGCTGCAGCTGCTGTTCATCTATTTTGCGCTGCCCTTTGTGCCGGTGATCGGCGTGCGCCTGCCGGACTTCCCCTCGGCTGTGGTGGCATTCGCGCTGAACTATGCGGCCTATTTTGCCGAGATCTTCCGCGCCGGTATCCAGAGCGTGGACCGGGGCCAGTATGAAGGCGCGAAGGTGCTGGGCCTGTCCTACAGCCAGACCATGCGCCGCATTGTGCTGCCGCAGATGGTGCGCACCATCCTGCCGCCGGTCAGCAACGAGACCATCACCCTGGTCAAGGACACGTCGCTGATCTATGTGCTCGCCCTCAACGACCTGCTGCGCGCCGCGCGCGGCATTGTGCAGCGCGACTTCACGACCACACCCTTTGTGGTGGCGGCCGCCTTCTACCTGCTGATGACCCTGGTGCTGACCTGGGGCTTCAACCGCCTGGAAAAGCGCTATGCCAAATACGACGCATAA
- a CDS encoding amino acid ABC transporter ATP-binding protein, which translates to MVQARDICKAFNGNEVLKRVSLDIHKGEVMAVIGPSGSGKSTFLRCLNHLEVIDSGSVVVEGQTLVRTNAQGQAQYAPEAQMRAILRRMGMVFQGFNLFPHLSVIDNITEAPMVVKGLTREQIMPKAQELLRKVGLLEKADAYPARLSGGQKQRVAIARALAMEPDIMLFDEPTSALDPELTGEVLRTMRQLAEEHMTMLVVTHEMGFAREVANTVVFMDQGALIETKPARAFFEDCSHPRIRSFLDNML; encoded by the coding sequence ATGGTGCAGGCGCGTGATATCTGCAAGGCCTTCAATGGCAACGAGGTGCTCAAGCGCGTCTCGCTCGATATCCACAAGGGCGAAGTGATGGCGGTGATCGGGCCGTCTGGCTCGGGCAAGAGCACCTTTTTGCGCTGCTTGAACCACCTCGAGGTGATCGATTCAGGCTCGGTCGTGGTCGAGGGCCAGACCCTCGTCCGCACCAATGCCCAGGGACAGGCCCAGTACGCACCCGAGGCCCAGATGCGCGCCATTTTGCGCCGCATGGGCATGGTGTTCCAGGGCTTCAACCTGTTCCCGCATCTGTCGGTGATCGACAACATCACCGAGGCGCCGATGGTCGTCAAGGGCCTGACGCGCGAGCAGATCATGCCCAAGGCCCAGGAGCTGCTGCGCAAGGTGGGCCTGCTGGAGAAAGCCGATGCCTATCCTGCGCGCCTGTCGGGCGGCCAGAAGCAGCGCGTGGCCATTGCCCGGGCGCTGGCGATGGAGCCGGACATCATGCTGTTTGACGAGCCCACTTCGGCGCTGGACCCGGAGCTGACGGGCGAGGTGCTGCGCACCATGCGTCAGCTGGCCGAGGAGCACATGACCATGCTCGTGGTCACCCATGAGATGGGCTTTGCCCGCGAGGTGGCCAATACCGTGGTGTTCATGGACCAGGGCGCCCTGATCGAGACCAAGCCCGCCCGCGCGTTCTTTGAAGACTGCAGCCACCCACGCATCCGTTCCTTTTTGGACAATATGCTCTAA
- a CDS encoding glutamate synthase subunit beta, whose product MGKVTGFMEFARIDEGYAPVEDRLKHYKEFVVGLNSQQAKQQGARCMDCGTPFCNSGCPVNNIIPDFNDLVYRADWAAAFHVLDSTNNFPEFTGRICPAPCEAACVLNINNDPVGIKSIEHAIIDRAWEEGWVQARPAKHQSGKKVAVVGSGPAGMAAAQQLARAGHAVTLFEKNDRIGGLLRYGIPDFKLDKLHIDRRAAQLQAEGVTIRTGVLVAGKDGLGKDSKVTNWAKETVSPEQLKADFDAVLLTGGSEQSRDLPVPGRDLDGVHYAMEFLPQQNKINAGDKLKGQIRADGKDVIVIGGGDTGSDCVGTSNRHGAKSVTQFEVMPMPPEQENKPLVWPYWPIKLRTSSSHEEGAVREFAISTKTFNGDKGKVKSLTTVQVEFKDGKLSEVKGTEKEWPADLVLLAMGFVNPVSPVLEAFGVDKDARGNARATTDFTGGYATNVDKVFAAGDMRRGQSLVVWAIREGRQAARAVDEYLMGWSDLPR is encoded by the coding sequence ATGGGAAAAGTCACAGGCTTTATGGAATTTGCGCGTATCGACGAGGGTTATGCACCCGTTGAAGACCGCCTCAAGCACTACAAGGAATTTGTTGTTGGCCTGAACTCGCAGCAGGCCAAGCAGCAAGGCGCCCGTTGCATGGACTGCGGCACGCCGTTTTGCAACAGCGGCTGCCCGGTCAACAACATCATTCCGGATTTCAACGATCTGGTGTACCGCGCCGATTGGGCGGCCGCCTTTCATGTGCTGGACTCGACCAACAACTTCCCCGAGTTCACCGGCCGCATCTGCCCCGCCCCTTGCGAAGCAGCCTGCGTGCTGAACATCAACAACGACCCGGTGGGCATCAAGTCCATCGAGCACGCCATCATCGACCGCGCCTGGGAAGAGGGCTGGGTGCAGGCGCGCCCCGCCAAGCACCAGAGCGGCAAGAAAGTGGCAGTGGTCGGCTCCGGCCCTGCCGGCATGGCGGCGGCCCAGCAGCTCGCCCGTGCAGGCCATGCGGTGACCCTGTTCGAGAAGAACGACCGCATCGGCGGCCTGCTGCGCTACGGCATCCCCGACTTCAAGCTCGACAAGCTGCACATCGACCGCCGCGCCGCCCAGCTGCAGGCCGAAGGCGTGACCATCCGCACCGGCGTGCTGGTGGCTGGCAAGGACGGCCTGGGCAAGGACAGCAAGGTCACCAACTGGGCCAAGGAAACCGTCTCGCCCGAGCAGCTCAAGGCGGATTTTGACGCGGTGCTGCTGACCGGTGGCTCCGAGCAGTCGCGCGATCTGCCGGTGCCCGGCCGTGACCTGGACGGCGTGCACTACGCAATGGAGTTCCTGCCCCAGCAAAACAAGATCAATGCCGGCGACAAGCTCAAGGGCCAGATCCGTGCGGATGGCAAGGACGTCATCGTCATCGGTGGTGGCGACACCGGCAGCGACTGCGTGGGCACCAGCAACCGCCACGGCGCCAAGAGCGTCACCCAGTTCGAGGTGATGCCCATGCCGCCCGAACAGGAAAACAAGCCCCTGGTCTGGCCCTACTGGCCGATCAAGCTGCGCACCAGCTCCAGCCACGAAGAAGGCGCTGTGCGTGAGTTCGCGATCTCGACCAAGACCTTCAACGGCGACAAGGGCAAGGTCAAGAGCCTGACCACCGTGCAGGTCGAGTTCAAGGACGGCAAGCTGAGCGAAGTCAAGGGCACAGAAAAGGAATGGCCTGCCGACCTGGTGCTGCTGGCCATGGGTTTTGTGAACCCCGTCTCGCCCGTGCTGGAAGCCTTTGGTGTCGACAAGGACGCCCGTGGCAACGCCCGTGCCACCACCGATTTCACTGGCGGCTACGCCACCAATGTGGACAAGGTGTTTGCCGCCGGCGACATGCGCCGTGGCCAGTCGCTGGTGGTCTGGGCCATCCGCGAAGGTCGCCAGGCCGCGCGCGCCGTCGACGAGTACCTGATGGGCTGGAGCGATCTGCCGCGCTAA
- a CDS encoding DEAD/DEAH box helicase, giving the protein MSFTSLGLAPSLAHAAQAHGLMAPTAIQTQAIPAILDGRDLLGCAPTGSGKTAAYVLPLMQAWMLSNAAGQAGRHETQALILVPTRELATQVAELVYFVGEALGRRPKVAVLTGGVSINPQLLALRGGVDLVIATPGRLLDVVAHSKLRLDTISTLVLDEADRLMDLGFAEELHSVLALVPAREQRQTLLLSATFAPAVQALVPTLLRSMHEKVEIASTHLQDATIVQQAYYLDAAKRTAWLRELVTQYAGQRMLVFVASRYSAEHVANKLYDKGISATAFHGELSQGARQQVLQEFRSSQWQVLVTTDLAARGIHVEALPLVINYDLPRSPTDYTHRIGRTGRAGISGLAISLVTPASLAHWKLIAKRNGLDVALQTLEQYPVTEAVPAHAPSEDAGNGGIKGKRMSKKDKLRAAAAQAASPQPPTEGNSDV; this is encoded by the coding sequence ATGTCTTTTACCTCTCTTGGCCTTGCTCCGTCGCTGGCCCACGCTGCCCAGGCCCATGGCCTGATGGCACCCACGGCCATCCAGACCCAAGCCATTCCGGCCATTCTGGACGGGCGTGACCTGCTGGGCTGCGCGCCGACCGGCTCGGGCAAGACGGCGGCCTATGTGCTGCCGCTGATGCAGGCCTGGATGCTGAGCAACGCGGCAGGCCAGGCGGGCCGCCATGAGACGCAGGCCTTGATCCTGGTGCCCACGCGCGAACTGGCCACCCAGGTGGCTGAGCTGGTTTACTTTGTTGGCGAGGCCCTGGGCCGCCGCCCCAAGGTGGCCGTGCTCACTGGTGGTGTGTCCATCAATCCCCAGCTGCTGGCCTTGCGCGGCGGCGTGGATCTGGTGATTGCCACGCCTGGGCGCTTGCTCGATGTGGTGGCGCACAGCAAGCTGCGGCTGGACACCATCAGCACCCTGGTGCTGGACGAGGCCGACCGCTTGATGGACCTGGGCTTTGCCGAGGAGCTGCACAGCGTGCTGGCCCTGGTGCCCGCGCGCGAGCAGCGCCAGACCTTGCTGCTGTCGGCCACCTTTGCCCCGGCGGTGCAGGCGTTGGTGCCCACCCTGTTGCGGTCCATGCATGAGAAGGTGGAGATCGCCTCGACCCACCTGCAGGACGCCACCATCGTACAGCAGGCCTACTACCTCGATGCCGCCAAGCGCACTGCCTGGCTGCGTGAGCTGGTCACCCAGTACGCGGGCCAGCGCATGCTGGTGTTTGTGGCCAGCCGCTACAGCGCCGAGCATGTGGCCAACAAGCTCTATGACAAGGGCATCAGCGCCACCGCTTTCCATGGCGAGCTGAGCCAGGGTGCGCGCCAACAGGTGCTGCAGGAGTTCCGCAGCAGCCAGTGGCAGGTGCTGGTCACCACCGATCTGGCCGCGCGTGGCATCCATGTCGAGGCGCTGCCCCTGGTCATCAACTACGACCTGCCGCGCTCGCCCACCGATTACACCCACCGCATCGGCCGCACGGGCCGGGCCGGTATCTCGGGCCTGGCCATCAGCCTGGTAACCCCCGCCAGCCTGGCGCACTGGAAGCTGATCGCGAAGCGCAATGGGCTCGATGTGGCGCTGCAGACCCTGGAGCAGTACCCGGTCACCGAAGCGGTGCCCGCGCATGCGCCCTCTGAAGATGCCGGCAATGGCGGCATCAAGGGCAAGCGCATGAGCAAAAAAGACAAGCTGCGTGCAGCGGCCGCCCAGGCCGCATCCCCGCAACCTCCGACCGAAGGAAATTCCGATGTCTGA
- the fghA gene encoding S-formylglutathione hydrolase, producing MSEAQASLKLQAAHACFGGAQRFYEHFSSQIGLAMKFSVFLPPKAVEGEKVPALLYLAGLTCTEETFMTKAGAQRLAASLNVALVTCDTSPRGAGLPGEAESWDFGVGAGFYLDATAKPWALHWRMESYILEDLLPLLGAKLPIDLQRLGIFGHSMGGHGALTLALRHPGVFKSVSAFAPIANPTHCPWGQKAFAGYLGDNQADWAQHDATALMAAQKQPPYPAGILIDQGLADKFLLEKQLLPEAFEAACAQVGQPLTLRRHGGYDHGYYFIQSFIDEHLRFHASQL from the coding sequence ATGTCTGAAGCCCAAGCCAGCCTCAAGCTGCAGGCGGCCCATGCCTGCTTTGGCGGCGCCCAGCGTTTTTATGAGCATTTCTCCAGTCAGATCGGCCTGGCGATGAAGTTCTCGGTCTTTCTGCCGCCCAAGGCGGTGGAGGGCGAGAAAGTGCCTGCGCTGCTGTACTTGGCGGGCCTCACCTGTACCGAAGAGACCTTCATGACCAAGGCCGGCGCCCAGCGCCTGGCGGCTTCGCTGAACGTGGCCCTGGTCACCTGCGACACCAGCCCGCGCGGCGCGGGCCTGCCTGGCGAGGCGGAGAGCTGGGATTTTGGCGTGGGTGCGGGTTTTTACCTCGATGCCACGGCCAAGCCCTGGGCGCTGCACTGGCGCATGGAAAGCTACATCCTCGAAGACCTGCTGCCGCTCTTGGGCGCCAAGCTGCCGATCGACCTGCAACGCCTGGGCATCTTTGGCCACAGCATGGGCGGCCATGGCGCGCTGACCCTGGCGCTGCGCCACCCCGGTGTGTTCAAGTCGGTCTCGGCCTTTGCGCCGATTGCCAACCCCACCCACTGCCCCTGGGGCCAGAAAGCATTTGCCGGCTACCTGGGCGACAACCAGGCCGATTGGGCGCAGCACGATGCCACCGCCCTGATGGCCGCGCAAAAGCAGCCGCCATACCCGGCCGGCATCCTCATCGACCAGGGCCTGGCCGACAAGTTCTTGCTGGAAAAGCAACTGCTGCCCGAAGCCTTTGAAGCCGCCTGCGCCCAGGTCGGCCAGCCCTTGACCTTGCGCCGCCATGGCGGCTATGACCACGGCTACTACTTCATCCAGAGCTTTATCGACGAGCACCTGCGCTTTCACGCCAGCCAGCTGTAA
- a CDS encoding DUF3293 domain-containing protein — MTTLSPELRKAFEETQYHVLNQAPFILQLGQAQAALGALYQQHQTDCSCFITAFNPMGELLDKDENIERHAQLGRALGAAGFAALPAVAQHPANGWPAEPGFLVIGMGRDDAQRWAAQWEQLAVVWTSADMVPQLLETRVPGWMR; from the coding sequence ATGACCACCCTCTCGCCCGAACTGCGCAAGGCTTTTGAAGAAACCCAGTACCACGTGCTGAACCAGGCCCCTTTCATCCTGCAGCTGGGCCAGGCCCAGGCGGCGCTCGGTGCCCTCTACCAGCAGCACCAGACCGACTGCAGCTGCTTCATCACCGCCTTCAACCCCATGGGCGAGCTGCTGGACAAGGACGAGAACATCGAGCGCCATGCCCAATTGGGCCGCGCGCTGGGCGCTGCCGGCTTTGCCGCGCTGCCCGCCGTTGCCCAGCACCCGGCCAACGGCTGGCCGGCCGAGCCGGGTTTTCTGGTCATCGGCATGGGTCGGGACGATGCCCAGCGCTGGGCCGCGCAGTGGGAGCAACTGGCGGTGGTATGGACCAGTGCCGACATGGTGCCCCAGCTGCTGGAAACCCGGGTGCCCGGCTGGATGCGCTGA
- a CDS encoding amino acid ABC transporter substrate-binding protein: protein MKKRSFVATLALTALLTACGKNDAPKPAAEAPAPAPVAAAVTKLVVGLDDNFPPMGFRDEKNEIVGFDIDMAREAAKRAGIEVEFKPIDWNAKEAELLGKRVDALWNGLTILEERKEKILFTDPYMVNKQIIIVKAGSPIKTKADMAGKIVGAQEGSSAVTAMEKDKELSSQFKETKLFGDNIAALMDVEAGRLDVVVVDEVVGRYLVSKKPDNYVVLAEDFGTEDYGVGFRKDDEATRNKINDVLSEMKKDGKAEEIAKKWFGADVIKH from the coding sequence ATGAAAAAACGTTCTTTCGTTGCCACCCTGGCGCTGACTGCCTTGCTCACCGCTTGCGGCAAGAATGATGCGCCCAAGCCTGCGGCTGAAGCACCCGCGCCCGCGCCTGTTGCGGCGGCGGTCACCAAGCTGGTGGTGGGTCTGGACGACAACTTCCCGCCCATGGGTTTCCGTGACGAGAAGAACGAAATCGTGGGCTTTGACATCGACATGGCCCGCGAAGCGGCCAAGCGCGCGGGCATCGAAGTGGAATTCAAGCCCATCGACTGGAACGCCAAGGAAGCCGAGCTGCTGGGCAAGCGCGTCGATGCACTGTGGAATGGCCTGACCATTCTGGAAGAGCGCAAGGAAAAGATCCTCTTCACCGACCCCTACATGGTCAACAAGCAGATCATCATCGTCAAGGCCGGCTCGCCCATCAAGACCAAGGCCGACATGGCCGGCAAGATCGTTGGTGCCCAGGAAGGCTCCAGCGCCGTGACCGCGATGGAAAAGGACAAGGAGCTGTCCTCCCAGTTCAAGGAAACCAAGCTGTTTGGCGACAACATCGCTGCGCTGATGGATGTGGAAGCTGGCCGTCTGGACGTTGTGGTGGTGGACGAAGTAGTGGGCCGTTACCTGGTCTCCAAGAAGCCTGACAACTATGTTGTGCTGGCCGAAGACTTTGGCACCGAAGACTATGGCGTGGGCTTCCGCAAGGACGACGAAGCCACCCGCAACAAGATCAACGACGTGCTGTCTGAGATGAAGAAGGACGGCAAGGCCGAAGAAATCGCCAAGAAGTGGTTTGGCGCCGACGTGATCAAGCACTGA
- a CDS encoding metal/formaldehyde-sensitive transcriptional repressor gives MPHNAEDKHRAITRLRRIKGQAEALERAVEAGSDCAPILQQLAAMRGAVHGLMADLLDGHMRETMARQPAPSQADIDEMLSLLRSYLK, from the coding sequence ATGCCCCATAACGCCGAAGACAAGCACCGCGCCATCACCCGCCTGCGCCGCATCAAAGGCCAGGCGGAGGCCTTGGAGCGGGCGGTAGAGGCGGGCAGCGATTGCGCCCCCATCCTGCAGCAGCTCGCCGCCATGCGCGGCGCTGTGCATGGGCTGATGGCCGATTTGCTTGATGGCCATATGCGCGAGACCATGGCCCGGCAGCCCGCGCCGTCGCAGGCGGACATTGACGAAATGCTGTCGCTGCTGCGCTCGTACCTCAAATAG
- a CDS encoding LysE family translocator — translation MPEIHNWLAFALISLGMVLTPGPNMVYLISRSICQGRGAGLISLGGVALGFVFYMLCAALGITALVMAIPYAYDALRIGGALYLLYLAWQAVKPGGRSPFELRQLPQDSPRKLFAMGFLTNLLNPKIAVMYLSLLPQFIDPAHGSVFSQSLVLGFTQIVVSVSVNAAIAMLAGSIAGFLASRPSWVQMQRWLMGTVLAGLALRMLTEARK, via the coding sequence ATGCCTGAAATTCACAACTGGCTCGCCTTCGCTCTCATTTCCCTGGGCATGGTCCTGACGCCCGGGCCCAATATGGTCTATCTCATTTCCCGCTCGATATGCCAAGGGCGCGGTGCAGGCTTGATCTCGCTGGGCGGTGTGGCCCTGGGCTTTGTGTTCTACATGCTGTGCGCGGCGCTGGGTATCACCGCGCTGGTGATGGCCATCCCCTACGCCTACGACGCACTGCGCATTGGTGGCGCGTTGTACCTGCTGTACCTAGCCTGGCAGGCGGTCAAGCCCGGAGGGCGCTCCCCGTTCGAGCTGCGCCAGTTGCCGCAGGACAGCCCACGCAAGCTGTTTGCGATGGGTTTTCTGACCAACCTGCTCAACCCCAAGATTGCCGTGATGTACCTGTCACTGCTGCCGCAGTTCATCGATCCCGCACATGGCAGCGTTTTTTCGCAGTCCCTGGTGCTGGGTTTCACACAGATTGTGGTCAGCGTCAGCGTGAATGCCGCCATTGCGATGCTGGCCGGCTCGATCGCTGGGTTTCTGGCCAGCCGCCCCAGTTGGGTACAGATGCAGCGCTGGTTGATGGGCACGGTGCTCGCGGGCCTGGCGCTGCGCATGTTGACCGAGGCCCGCAAATAA
- a CDS encoding S-(hydroxymethyl)glutathione dehydrogenase/class III alcohol dehydrogenase: MKSRAAVAFKAGEPLQIVEIDVAPPQKGEVLVKITHTGVCHTDAFTLSGDDPEGIFPAVLGHEGAGIVVEVGEGVTSVQPGDHVIPLYTAECGECLFCKSGKTNLCVAVRATQGKGVMPDGTTRFSYNGEPIYHYMGCSTFSEYTVVAAVSLAKVNPDANPEQVCLLGCGVTTGLGAVKNTAKVQEGDTVAVFGLGGIGLAVIQGAQLAKAGRIIAVDTNPGKFELAKTFGATDCINPKDFDKPIQQVIVEMTGWGVDHSFECIGSTQVMRAALECAHRGWGQSVIIGVAGAGQEISTRPFQLVTGRKWLGTAFGGVKGRSELPGMVEDAMAGKIKLEPFVTHTMGLAKINEAFDLMHEGKSIRSVVNYAS; the protein is encoded by the coding sequence ATGAAATCCCGCGCCGCTGTTGCCTTCAAAGCCGGAGAGCCTTTGCAGATTGTCGAGATCGACGTTGCGCCACCCCAGAAGGGCGAAGTGCTGGTCAAGATCACCCACACGGGCGTGTGCCACACGGATGCCTTCACCTTGAGCGGTGATGACCCCGAAGGCATCTTCCCGGCGGTGCTGGGCCATGAAGGCGCGGGCATCGTGGTGGAAGTGGGCGAGGGCGTCACCAGCGTCCAGCCGGGCGACCATGTGATCCCTCTGTACACGGCAGAGTGCGGCGAATGCCTGTTCTGCAAGAGCGGCAAGACCAACCTGTGCGTAGCGGTGCGCGCCACCCAGGGCAAGGGTGTGATGCCCGATGGCACCACACGCTTTAGCTACAACGGCGAGCCGATCTACCACTACATGGGCTGCTCAACGTTCTCCGAGTACACCGTGGTGGCCGCAGTGTCGCTGGCCAAGGTCAACCCCGATGCCAATCCCGAGCAGGTCTGCCTGCTGGGCTGCGGCGTGACCACCGGTCTGGGCGCTGTGAAGAACACCGCCAAGGTGCAAGAGGGCGATACCGTGGCTGTGTTCGGTCTGGGCGGCATTGGCCTGGCGGTAATCCAGGGCGCGCAGCTGGCCAAGGCTGGCCGCATCATTGCTGTCGATACCAACCCCGGCAAGTTCGAGCTGGCCAAGACCTTTGGCGCGACCGATTGCATCAACCCCAAGGATTTCGACAAGCCGATCCAGCAAGTGATCGTCGAGATGACCGGCTGGGGCGTGGACCACAGCTTTGAATGCATTGGCAGCACCCAGGTGATGCGTGCGGCGCTGGAATGCGCGCACCGTGGCTGGGGCCAGAGCGTGATCATCGGCGTGGCGGGCGCGGGCCAGGAGATCTCCACCCGTCCTTTCCAGCTGGTGACCGGCCGCAAATGGCTGGGCACCGCCTTTGGCGGCGTCAAGGGCCGCAGCGAGCTGCCCGGCATGGTGGAAGACGCGATGGCCGGCAAGATCAAGCTCGAGCCCTTTGTCACCCACACCATGGGCCTGGCCAAGATCAACGAGGCTTTTGACCTGATGCATGAAGGCAAGTCGATCCGCTCGGTAGTCAACTACGCCAGCTGA